The sequence below is a genomic window from Chromatiales bacterium.
ATAAATAGAGAGGGTCTCCTGTATAACTATGCTTAGGAACAGGCAAATGTGGGTAATAGTTTTCAATGATGGTGTATGCTTCCACATGGTGGATAGACTGCAGTGCGCCACGATAACGGAAAGCAATGTAATTCGGAGGTTCAACTGGCCAGCCTTTTCTATTGCCACCCACAGGATGGGAGTATTTACCGAACTCCTCTAATATATTAATGGAAGTATATTTCCCGGCTATCTTTGTTGTACCCAATGAAACCACATAAACTTCATTAGAATTTTGATTTTGCATAGTGGTAACTCTCCCAAAATATGTGCACAGCTGCTTAAGCAACCTTTTCTCTTCATGAGATGCTACATTCAGGCTATCACGAGCTACCTGTTGAACACTTTTCCATGAAATAGCCTTTACTGCAATATTCTTAACTGATGTGGGGACATGTTGAGATAGCCATTGCTCATTACGGTCGGATTCCGCCAATACAACCAACATTTTCTGTGCCTTCCCATCACTGCTGCCGTGTAAACGATCGGCATACTTCTCTAACTGCCTAGTGCTGGGGACGGTAAAACCACGCTTGGCTTCTATAATGATATGGTATTTGTTGTGATCGCGTAGTTCAATATCAGTGATGCCTTTCCCTGAAGCGTGTTCCTGCAGGTTTATACGCATCTCATCAGAAAAGCCATCCGCTATGCCAAGCAACACAGCTAAAGATTGACAAAAACCATTGCATTTAGCTAATGCCCAGCCGAGACTATAAGTCATCGCATTTTCATTGCTACCCATCAGTTCGAAAACCGTTTCCACCTTTCGCTCATGTACCATTAGCTGTCTCACCAGGTTTACTCCTCCCAGGCTCTTGTTGTTGTAGTGATGCCATTAACTTTTTCTTTTATCATAACTAATAGCCACAAAATTCTATCATATAGAAAACATGCCATAGCACACCCTTCCTTAGTATCAAGCTGATTTATACTCTCCAGAAGTAACAAACTGTATACTCAAATCTACAAATCATAACTAGTGCTTTAAGATTAACTGCTATTTGATCGTTTAACTTTACTGGTGCGGAACAAAGCAGTGCGTTTAGGTAATATCCCTATAGAACAGTCTGTTGTAGGAAAAAATTTCTATCAGTATTTGCTAGACTAATGAGCCCTTTTCACAATTTTCGCTGATGGCTTCCGTGTTAATATATAAAAACAGAGATTTTGATGATGTCTTCAAAGATAAGATTGTTCGACCACCATTGACTCTCGTCATCTTGCTATATAGTATTGAGAAGCAAGCCAAGTTTAAGATAGGTCTATAAAACATGCAGAGACTTTATCCTTATCTCACTTATGCAGGTGCCTTACCGTTCGTTATATGTGCGGCTTGTTTTAGCTATGGCATCACAACTGTTCCCTGGCTGGGTGAAACAAAACAGATTTTAGCTATATACTCGCTTGTTATAATCTCTTTTATGGCGGGCAGTCACTGGGGGCAACACCTATACCTGGGCGACAAGTGGAAATTTTCTTTACCGCTACTGAGCAATACAGTTGCTATCAAGGTGTGGATAGCATTCCTGATACTGCCTTTTGCAGCATTACTTGTGAGCTTCATTATTGTATTCTTGGCCTTATTGGCTATTGATAAAAAGCTGTTTGAACACCAGCTGATTACCGCTCAGTACTTTCGCACGAGATGCTGGGTAACTGCGATTGTTATTTTAATGTTGGTTATTTCAGGGATTACCGCATGACAAGCATAGCAATTATTAGCGCTGGTTCGTTGGCTTCGGCTTTAGTCAATCTTTTACAGGGCTATGCCGACATCACTACTTTTGCAAAAGCACACTGGGTCGGCAGCAGACACAAAGAGCCTATTTGGTGAATAGTATGATTAAAAATATTGCAGTCATAGGATGTTCGGGTGCTATCGGAAATGCTTTTGCAAAACATCTATCCGTTGCGCACCCGCAGGCAGTCATTCACGCATTCTCTCGCCATAAGCCGAAAAATGTTTTACCTAAGGTGATTTACCACACGATGAATTATCATAGCGAGGCCTCTATAGCCGAGTCGGCATCAGTTGCCGCAAAAGAAAACCTGCTTGATATGGTAATTGTTGCCACCGGTATTCTGCACGATGACACATTGATGCCCGAAAAATCACTAAAGGAATTATCGGCAGATAAATTTCAGCGCTTATTCACTATTAATACCATTATCCCTGCTTTGCTCGCCAAGCATTTTCTGCCTAAACTAAATAAAACGAGCTACTCTATATTTGCTGCGCTGTCTGCACGCATTGGTAGCATATCCGACAATCGGCTGGGCGGTTGGTATGCCTATCGTGCCTCCAAAGCGGCACTCAATATGGTTATTAAAAATGCTGCTATTGAAATCGCCAGATCTAATAAGCAGGCTATCATTGTAGGGTTGCATCCTGGGACAGTCGACAGTAACCTATCCAAGCCTTTTCAAAGGAGTGTGCCCGACGGGCAGTTGTTTAGTTCCGAGTATTCGGTGCAGAAAATGTTGGCAGTTTTAGCAACGCTCACACCACAACAAAGCGGCAAGTGCTTTGCTTGGGACGGCAAGGAGATTGAACCTTAAATGCAAGTATTCTGGTTGAAACACAATGAGCAAATATAACATTGGACAACCGACTACCGATTGTCAATGAAAAAAACAACCGATAACATAGAAATAATGCTTGCTCTATGAACAAGGATATTGCCATTCACTGGTTTAGGCAGGACTTACGCACCGCAGATAATCCGGCATTGACTCTCGCAACAAAGCATAGCTATGTGCTACCTATCTATATCCTTGATGATGACAACGCAGGTGCGTATGCCATGGGCAGTGCAAGCCGTTGGTGGTTGCACCACTCGCTTGCATCACTCAATCGTTCTTTGAATAACATGTTGTCGCTTTATCAGGGACAGCCTGCAGCTATTCTTCAAGAGATTGTCGCTCGCTTTGATGTGAAGCACATTTACTGGAATAGATGTTATGAGCCATGGTGTATAACGCGCGATAAAAAAATAAAAGATGACTTACAAGCTGCAGGCATAGAGGTTAAAAGCACTAATGGTGCGTTGCTCTGGGAACCGTGGACTATCAAAAAAGAGGATGGCACACCGTACCGAGTATTTACACCGTTTTATCGTAAAGGATGTTTGCAAGCCGAGCAACCACGCAGACCGCTCGTGCCACCTGAAAATGTAAAATATCTTCGTGATGACGAGAGTGCCTCTAGTCTAGACCAACTGAAACTATTACCTGATATACGCTGGGATAAAAAGTTTGAAGCACATTGGCAGATCGGTGAACAGGGTGCGCAGACGCGTTTTCAACAGTTCATCAACGAAGGCCTTTTTCAATATAAAGGGGGGCGAGATTTTCCTGCCCAACCTTATACTTCGCGGTTATCGCCACACCTTCATTTTGGTGAAATATCACCGAACCAACTCTGGTATACGGTGCGAGGTATAGATGATGGTGTACATATTGATCATTTCTGTAGCGAGTTAGGCTGGCGCGAGTTTTCTTATAGTCAGCTTTATCATAACCCAGACTTGCCGACGAAGAATCTGCAATCAAAATTTGACTCCTTCCCGTGGGTTACAAACTCGGCGCTTTTGACGGCATGGCAAAAAGGGCAAACTGGGGTGCCAATGGTTGACGCCGGTATGCGCGAACTTTGGCAAACTGGTTATATGCATAATCGTGTGCGAATGATTGTCGGTTCCTTTTTAGTGAAAAATCTGCTTCTACATTGGCACCACGGGGAGCGATGGTTTTGGGACACACTCGTTGATGCTGATCTTGCCAACAACAGTGCCAGTTGGCAGTGGGTCGCAGGTTGTGGTGCCGATGCCGCACCTTATTTCAGAATTTTCAATCCGATTACTCAAGGGGAAAAATTCGACCCCGAAGGGGTTTATATAAGAAGATTTATACCAGAGATAGCACCACTACCGAACAAATATCTATTCAGTCCGTGGCAAGCATCCACTGCTATTCTGCAAGCTGCAGGTATTGAGCTGGGCGCTACCTATCCCAACCCTGTCGTTGATTTGAAGCAGTCTCGGGAGATGGCACTGGCAGCTTTTCAATCGTTAAAACCAGTTATTAAAAAGTAGGAGACATGAGCACACTAAGACTTATATTAGGAGATCAACTGTCCCAATCTATCTCAAGTCTTGACGGAGCCAATAGCAGTACAGACATCATCCTGATGTGTGAAGTTTGGGATGAAGTCACTTATGTTAAACATCATAAAAAGAAAATTGCTTTTCTATTTTCGGCTATGCGTCATTTTGCAGAACATCTAACACAGCTAGGATACCAAGTGGAATATACAACACTGGATGACCCGAATAATGCTGGTTCATTTAGAGGTGAAGTAAAGCGTGCATTAGAAAAACATGCGATTGAGCGTATCGTTATCACCCAGCCGGGTGAATATCGCGTGTTGACGGATATCAAGAGTTGGGAGATTGATTTCAAAATTGCAGTCGAGATTAGACCGGATTATCGGTTTTTATGCACACCCGAAGAGTTTAGCGAGTGGGCTGGGAGTCGCAAACAGCTACGGATGGAATATTTTTATCGTGAGATGCGCAAGAAATACTCCATTCTAATGGACGGCGATGAACCCATAGGTGGACAATGGAATTATGACGCAGAGAACAGAAAAACGCCCCCAGCAAAATTGAATGTGCCAGAGCCTTACATAAATGATACGGATGATATTACCCGTGATGTGATAGATCTGGTCGCAAAGCGTTGCGCCGACCACTTCGGGAGCTTAGCGCCATTCTCTTTGGCAGTGACACGAGAGCAGGCATTGCATGCGCTACAGCTGTTTATTGAACAACGGCTTAGCCATTTCGGCGATTATCAGGATGCGATGGTTGAGGGTGAACCGTGGATGTATCACTCGCACATTAGCTGCTACCTCAACTGCGGCTTACTGTTGCCACTTGAATGTGTAAAAGCTGCCGAACAGGCATATCATCGCAACCAAGCACCGCTCAATAGTGTCGAGGGATTCATTCGCCAAATCATCGGCTGGCGCGAATATATACGCGGTGTTTATTGGCTTAAAATGCCGCAATATGCAGAACAAAACTTCTTCGGTGCAACGCGCAATCTGCCTGATTTTTACTGGACAGCGAACACCAAGATGAACTGCTTACGACAGTGTGTGTCGGAAACTAAAGAAAACGCTTATGCCCACCATATCCAGCGGCTGATGGTGCTGGGTAATTTCGCGCTTTTAGCAGGCATCAGTCCACAGCAGGTCAATGAGTGGTTTTTGATTGTTTATGCCGACGCTTATCAGTGGGTTGAATTACCCAATGTGTCGGGAATGATATTATTCGCCGATGGCGGTTATTTAGCTAGCAAACCTTATGCAGCCGGCGGCAGTTATATCAACAAGATGTCAAATTATTGTAAACACTGTCGCTATAAGGTCACCCAGAAAAACGGTGCCGATGCTTGCCCGTTTAATTATCTCTATTGGAATTTCATGGCACATAACAGAGATAAACTGCAATCCAATCATCGTATGGCTATGATGTATAAAACTTACGATCGCATGAGCGAGGAAAAACAAAAATCCATTTGTGATGACAGCACTCAATTTTTCAGCTATATCGACAATGGCATACCTGTATAATCGCTATATGTTTGCATCATTGATACAGCGTTCACCTTGCCTCGCTTAGTGAGACATCCGGAAACCAGCATGGATAAAAAAATGGATGTAAAAAAGCATAGGCATTAGAAAATATGCCCAGTTTTCTACGCCCATTCGGTTGGGGTAAAAAGTGAGAAAAAGTATCGGATAAGGTAAACTATTGTTGCCAACGACGCGGAAACCACCAAGCAAGAGAGACGACATGATAACAGTGTTCTACGACGGGAAATGTAGTGTATGCGCAAAGGAGATCGCCTATTACCGCAAAATTGCCGCAGATGGAATTTTTGATTGGCAAGACATCACACAATGCGCCGATGATTTGAAAGAGGAAGGTGTTAGCCTTGCCGAAGGGCTGAAACTGCTACACGCTAGGGATGCCGATGGCACGCTGTGCGTGGGGGTGGATGCCTTTATCTTGATTTGGCGACAACTAAAAAGGTGGCGGTTGCTAGCTACCTTTGTATCTCTCCCTGTTATCTATAAACTTGCCGATATTGCATACAAAGCATTTGCCGAGCGGCGCTTTAAGAGACTCACGCACTGCCAACTGGCAGCTAAAAATGACCACCAGCTATGATACTAATCGTGGGGGCAGTATTCGGTTTTATCTCCGTTGCCTTCGGAGCGTTTGCCGAACATCAGCTTCGTGAGAGTGTAAGCGAAGAGAGCTTCCGTTTTTTGATGACAGCAATACGCTATAATCAGGTATACGCAGTGTTGATTAGTGCGATTGGTATAGCATTGCTAAGCAGTGATAGGCTTGACCACATGCCGCTGCTTAAATCGAGTGGTCTAATATTTATTATTGGTACAGCCTTGTTTAGCTTTAGTATTTACTTGTCGGTGTCTCTAAAAATCCCCGACTTGGTGTACATAACCCCAATCGGAGGTGTGACTATCATGGCCGCATGGCTGCTGCTCATCGCAGCAGGATGGTTAGAATGGAAGCGGCAATGAGATATGTATGATTATCATTATGAATCGTTTGCGGAGGAATAGTTATGGCAGAGCAGAAAGCTAGAAATATTTTAGGCACTGACCTGCAATCTTGTTGCACTGAACCAATGACCGGATTCCTTAGAGATGGGTATTGCAAAACCAGTAACATAGATAGAGGAACGCATGTGGTCTGTGCTGTCATGACCGATGAGTTTCTCGAATTTACTAAATCTAGAGGCAACGATCTAAGCACACCGCGTCCGCAGTACGAATTTCCGGGATTAAAAGCCGGTGATCGTTGGTGTCTATGTGCGTTGCGTTGGAAAGAGGCCTATGATGCCGGTGTAGCCCCACCTCTGAAGCCCGAAGCAACCCATGAGAAAGCACTTGAGCTTATCGCCAAGCAGGCATTAAAAGAGTATTATATTCAATAGCGATAGATAAGCAGATGCAGCGCAAACTAGACACTATTCATCACACCGCTATTCAGGTTCAGGACATAGCAAAAGCGGTATCTTTCTATACCAAACATTTTGCCTGCGAGATTGAATACCAGGATGAAAGTTGGGCTATGCTAAAGTTTGCCAATGCGTCGCTGGCACTGATTCTACCGAAGCAGCATCCCTACCACTTTGCGATCGTTGCCGACGATCTAAGCTCTTACGGTCAAGCTGTGCTACATCGCGATGGCACGCGCTCTGTTTATATTCAAGATGAAGACGGAAATTATACGGAAATAATTAAACTAGCGGATGATGAAACAACACAATGAAGAGGAAATCGATTATGATTGCTGCGGTTATCGGAATTATTGTTATCAGTGGGGCATTAGTGGGACCAGTCGTGAGTAATGTTGAAAAACCAAACTATGAAGTGGTTGCTAGCGAACAGGATATAGAGATTAGGCGTTATCAACCGATGATTATTGCAGAGGTGGAGGTTGAAGGTCAACGCAGAGCAGCTATTAGCGATGGTTTTCGCCTACTTGCCGACTATATCTTCGGCAACAACACAGTGCAGCAAGATATTGCTATGACGGCACCAGTGCAACAACAAACAAACCAGAAAATTGCCATGACGGCACCCGTTGAGCAACAGTCAATCGGCAAATCATGGCGGGTGAGTTTTATCATGCCCTCGGCATACAGCATGGATTCATTACCGAAACCGAATGATGCACGCGTGCGTTTGACAGAAATTCCAGCTAAGAAATTCGTCGTCATTAAATTTTCAGGCATGGGTTCAGATGGAAATATAGCCAAACATGAAAAGCAGCTGATGGACTATATAGAAGCCAACCAAATCAAGACTATCGGCGCACCCAAGTATGCCTTCTACAACCCGCCGTGGACTTTGCCTTTCATGCGCCGTAATGAAGTAATGGTTGAAATTAATGAGTAGCTCTTAGTGGCGCTCAGCTGGTCAAACCTTTCTGATATTCCTCCAACTAATGGATATATAATGTTTGGTCTCTTTCAAAGCCGCGCAAAGAAGCCATTAAAAAAACCGGAGCTTGTCTCAGACTTAAACAATCCAATTGAAATAAATTTCACCTACACACATAAATTGCAGGGCGAGAAAAATTATACAGTCTCTTGTTTTGTCATGTTATTGCATAACTAAAAATGAACTACATAGGCAGTAAGTTATCGTTATTGCAATTTTTAGAAGACTCTATAAAGGAAGTGGTTGGTAAAAAATGCAATACTTTTTGCGATCTGTTTGCCGGCAGTGGCGTCGTAGGAAGCCACTTTAAGCGCAATGGATACCGGGTTATCGCAAACGATATTCAGTACTACAGCTATGTCTTAAACAGACATTATATTGGCACGCATAAGCCGCTAGAATTTGCCTCATTGGTTGAACAGCTCACCGAACTAAAGCACACTGCAACTGCGCAAAGAAAAGACTTTGTTTGTGATTATCTTTCCAACTTAGCCGGTGTAGAAGGTTTTATTTATGAAAATTATTGTTTAGGTGGAAGCAAGGCTAAAAAGCATCCGCGGCTATACTTCTCCGATGAAAACGGAATGCGTTGCGACGCCATCCGACAAAAAATTGAATACTGGAAAACACAGCATTTCATTTCCGACGATGAGTATTACTTTTTGATTGCTTCTTTGATTGAGTCTATTGATAGATATGCAAACACCGCTTCGGTGTATGGTGCTTTTCTAAAAAAGCTGAAAAAGACCGCACAACAGAGGTTAGTTTTAAGACCAGCAGAACCGATTATAAACGACCAAGTACATAAAGTTTTTAACGAGGACATCAACGAAGTGGTGGCGAAAGTGCAAGGTGATATTCTATATCTAGATCCACCTTACAACCATCGTCAGTATGCAACGAATTACCATCTTTTAGAGACTATCGCCAAATATGATGACCCAAAAATTCACGGCAAAACCGGATTGCGCAATTACGACAAACAAAAATCTCTTTATTGCTCACGAGATAGGAGCAAAAGTGCTTTTAAGGATTTAATACTGAAAGCAAAAGCACAATACATCTTTTTAAGCTATAACAACGAAGGATTAATGACGCTAGACGATATCAAGGAAATAATGTCTTTGCGCGGCGAATACGGTTACTTTAAGAAAGCGTACAATCGCTTCAAAGCCGATAAACCAGAGAATAGAAATTACTCAGCAAATAAAACAGTGGAATATTTACATTATGTGATTTGTCGCGACTAAACCGAAGCTCAACCCCTAAGATAATCCCTATTGCTTTGTAAAATCCTCATCCACGAAAACCCTCTAAACTCAAGGGATATCCATTCGTTATGCAGACGATTTTCTTAGCAGATAACCCGATAGCGGAAATAGCACGACAAACAGTATTGCCGCAGCTGCCACTATAGAGGGACTAGAGGGCGTATCAAACACAACGGAGCCGTAGATTCCACCGACCACCGCAATGATGCCCAACAAAGCTGCGGTTGCAGCCATCGCTTCCGGCGAGTGCACCAGCTGCCTGGCAGTTGCTGCTGGAATAATCAGCATAGAGGTAATTAATAGGATACCGACGATGCGTATTGAGACCGCAACCACTATGGTCATCAATAACATTAATAATAGATTCATAAAAAACACTCGCACATTCTCGGCAATCGCTAGATCTTCGTCGATAGTCATCAACACGAGTGACGACCAATTCAATAACAACAAAACCAGAACAACTGCACCGCCGCCGTATATCCACCAGAGTTCTTCCACTGTCACGGTAAGGATATCTCCGAACAAATAGGCATGTAAGTCAACGCGTTGTTCAAGTAAGGCTATGGCGATTATCCCTACTGAGAGTGCCGCGTGCGAAAGGATGCCGAGCAATGTGTCGGTTGCCAACACCTTTTTTTGTTGCAACGACAGCAACAGCAAAGCAAATGTAAAACAAACCACGATGGTGGTTAGATTGGTAGCAATACCGACGGTCAATCCTAGGGCGATGCCCAACAAAGCACTATGCGCTAAAGAGTCGCCGAAATACGCCATCCGTCGCCAAACTACGAAGCAGCCTATAATGCCGGCAACGATAGCGATGCCGATACCAGCAGCTAAGGCGCGCACTATAAACGGTTCAGACATGAATCCCGTTATGCATGGGTATGTTGATGGCTATGTTGATATACCGCAACCATTTTCGCCATATCGTTGCCAAATAAGGAGATAAACTCTGGGTCTTTAGTCACCGCTTGTGGTTCTCCTGAGCAGCAGATATGATGAAAAAGACACACAACCTGCTTTGTTGACGCCATCACCAAATGCAAATCGTGCGACACCATCAGAATACTCAACGAACGAGTTGCATAAATTGTTTCCAAAAGTTTATAAAAAGCCAGTTGACCAGAAATGTCCATGTTTTGTGCTGGCTCATCCAATATCAATAAATCGGGGTCGTTAAGCAAACTACGAGCTAGTAAAACACGCTGTAATTCACCACCGGATAACACCGACAAAGACCTTCGGATGAGTCGTTTGGTGCCGGTCTCCTCTAATATATTTTTGAGTTCTAAAGCATCTACCTTCTTTCGCAAACGCAAAAAGCGCTCAACGGTGATAGGCATACTGCGGTGAAAACCAAGGTGCTGTGGCATATAGCCGATACGCAAATTTTTACGCCGTATTACACTACCAGTATTGG
It includes:
- a CDS encoding DUF2237 domain-containing protein produces the protein MAEQKARNILGTDLQSCCTEPMTGFLRDGYCKTSNIDRGTHVVCAVMTDEFLEFTKSRGNDLSTPRPQYEFPGLKAGDRWCLCALRWKEAYDAGVAPPLKPEATHEKALELIAKQALKEYYIQ
- a CDS encoding VOC family protein, encoding MQRKLDTIHHTAIQVQDIAKAVSFYTKHFACEIEYQDESWAMLKFANASLALILPKQHPYHFAIVADDLSSYGQAVLHRDGTRSVYIQDEDGNYTEIIKLADDETTQ
- a CDS encoding SDR family NAD(P)-dependent oxidoreductase — encoded protein: MIKNIAVIGCSGAIGNAFAKHLSVAHPQAVIHAFSRHKPKNVLPKVIYHTMNYHSEASIAESASVAAKENLLDMVIVATGILHDDTLMPEKSLKELSADKFQRLFTINTIIPALLAKHFLPKLNKTSYSIFAALSARIGSISDNRLGGWYAYRASKAALNMVIKNAAIEIARSNKQAIIVGLHPGTVDSNLSKPFQRSVPDGQLFSSEYSVQKMLAVLATLTPQQSGKCFAWDGKEIEP
- a CDS encoding PD-(D/E)XK nuclease family protein — its product is MRQLMVHERKVETVFELMGSNENAMTYSLGWALAKCNGFCQSLAVLLGIADGFSDEMRINLQEHASGKGITDIELRDHNKYHIIIEAKRGFTVPSTRQLEKYADRLHGSSDGKAQKMLVVLAESDRNEQWLSQHVPTSVKNIAVKAISWKSVQQVARDSLNVASHEEKRLLKQLCTYFGRVTTMQNQNSNEVYVVSLGTTKIAGKYTSINILEEFGKYSHPVGGNRKGWPVEPPNYIAFRYRGALQSIHHVEAYTIIENYYPHLPVPKHSYTGDPLYLYTLGEAIKPTHRTPTNDPQKHYSPIVRSARTWCFIDLLLTCGSIAEAAAKTKERENF
- a CDS encoding heme-binding protein, with translation MIAAVIGIIVISGALVGPVVSNVEKPNYEVVASEQDIEIRRYQPMIIAEVEVEGQRRAAISDGFRLLADYIFGNNTVQQDIAMTAPVQQQTNQKIAMTAPVEQQSIGKSWRVSFIMPSAYSMDSLPKPNDARVRLTEIPAKKFVVIKFSGMGSDGNIAKHEKQLMDYIEANQIKTIGAPKYAFYNPPWTLPFMRRNEVMVEINE
- a CDS encoding cryptochrome/photolyase family protein is translated as MSTLRLILGDQLSQSISSLDGANSSTDIILMCEVWDEVTYVKHHKKKIAFLFSAMRHFAEHLTQLGYQVEYTTLDDPNNAGSFRGEVKRALEKHAIERIVITQPGEYRVLTDIKSWEIDFKIAVEIRPDYRFLCTPEEFSEWAGSRKQLRMEYFYREMRKKYSILMDGDEPIGGQWNYDAENRKTPPAKLNVPEPYINDTDDITRDVIDLVAKRCADHFGSLAPFSLAVTREQALHALQLFIEQRLSHFGDYQDAMVEGEPWMYHSHISCYLNCGLLLPLECVKAAEQAYHRNQAPLNSVEGFIRQIIGWREYIRGVYWLKMPQYAEQNFFGATRNLPDFYWTANTKMNCLRQCVSETKENAYAHHIQRLMVLGNFALLAGISPQQVNEWFLIVYADAYQWVELPNVSGMILFADGGYLASKPYAAGGSYINKMSNYCKHCRYKVTQKNGADACPFNYLYWNFMAHNRDKLQSNHRMAMMYKTYDRMSEEKQKSICDDSTQFFSYIDNGIPV
- a CDS encoding deoxyribodipyrimidine photo-lyase, encoding MNKDIAIHWFRQDLRTADNPALTLATKHSYVLPIYILDDDNAGAYAMGSASRWWLHHSLASLNRSLNNMLSLYQGQPAAILQEIVARFDVKHIYWNRCYEPWCITRDKKIKDDLQAAGIEVKSTNGALLWEPWTIKKEDGTPYRVFTPFYRKGCLQAEQPRRPLVPPENVKYLRDDESASSLDQLKLLPDIRWDKKFEAHWQIGEQGAQTRFQQFINEGLFQYKGGRDFPAQPYTSRLSPHLHFGEISPNQLWYTVRGIDDGVHIDHFCSELGWREFSYSQLYHNPDLPTKNLQSKFDSFPWVTNSALLTAWQKGQTGVPMVDAGMRELWQTGYMHNRVRMIVGSFLVKNLLLHWHHGERWFWDTLVDADLANNSASWQWVAGCGADAAPYFRIFNPITQGEKFDPEGVYIRRFIPEIAPLPNKYLFSPWQASTAILQAAGIELGATYPNPVVDLKQSREMALAAFQSLKPVIKK
- a CDS encoding DNA adenine methylase is translated as MNYIGSKLSLLQFLEDSIKEVVGKKCNTFCDLFAGSGVVGSHFKRNGYRVIANDIQYYSYVLNRHYIGTHKPLEFASLVEQLTELKHTATAQRKDFVCDYLSNLAGVEGFIYENYCLGGSKAKKHPRLYFSDENGMRCDAIRQKIEYWKTQHFISDDEYYFLIASLIESIDRYANTASVYGAFLKKLKKTAQQRLVLRPAEPIINDQVHKVFNEDINEVVAKVQGDILYLDPPYNHRQYATNYHLLETIAKYDDPKIHGKTGLRNYDKQKSLYCSRDRSKSAFKDLILKAKAQYIFLSYNNEGLMTLDDIKEIMSLRGEYGYFKKAYNRFKADKPENRNYSANKTVEYLHYVICRD
- a CDS encoding DUF393 domain-containing protein, translating into MITVFYDGKCSVCAKEIAYYRKIAADGIFDWQDITQCADDLKEEGVSLAEGLKLLHARDADGTLCVGVDAFILIWRQLKRWRLLATFVSLPVIYKLADIAYKAFAERRFKRLTHCQLAAKNDHQL
- a CDS encoding metal ABC transporter ATP-binding protein, producing the protein MPSLIEAKDISVVRLKEQILKDISIRIGEHDFITVIGPNGAGKSMLLKCLLGFYQPNTGSVIRRKNLRIGYMPQHLGFHRSMPITVERFLRLRKKVDALELKNILEETGTKRLIRRSLSVLSGGELQRVLLARSLLNDPDLLILDEPAQNMDISGQLAFYKLLETIYATRSLSILMVSHDLHLVMASTKQVVCLFHHICCSGEPQAVTKDPEFISLFGNDMAKMVAVYQHSHQHTHA
- a CDS encoding DUF423 domain-containing protein — its product is MILIVGAVFGFISVAFGAFAEHQLRESVSEESFRFLMTAIRYNQVYAVLISAIGIALLSSDRLDHMPLLKSSGLIFIIGTALFSFSIYLSVSLKIPDLVYITPIGGVTIMAAWLLLIAAGWLEWKRQ
- a CDS encoding metal ABC transporter permease; protein product: MSEPFIVRALAAGIGIAIVAGIIGCFVVWRRMAYFGDSLAHSALLGIALGLTVGIATNLTTIVVCFTFALLLLSLQQKKVLATDTLLGILSHAALSVGIIAIALLEQRVDLHAYLFGDILTVTVEELWWIYGGGAVVLVLLLLNWSSLVLMTIDEDLAIAENVRVFFMNLLLMLLMTIVVAVSIRIVGILLITSMLIIPAATARQLVHSPEAMAATAALLGIIAVVGGIYGSVVFDTPSSPSIVAAAAILFVVLFPLSGYLLRKSSA
- a CDS encoding DUF3429 domain-containing protein gives rise to the protein MQRLYPYLTYAGALPFVICAACFSYGITTVPWLGETKQILAIYSLVIISFMAGSHWGQHLYLGDKWKFSLPLLSNTVAIKVWIAFLILPFAALLVSFIIVFLALLAIDKKLFEHQLITAQYFRTRCWVTAIVILMLVISGITA